One Actinomadura viridis genomic region harbors:
- a CDS encoding AMP-binding protein, with amino-acid sequence MAAVEFRAARDFLLAHREDYTTAYEKFRWPVLTGFNWALDWFDRIAEGNDRPALWIVEEDGSEARYSFADLSRRSNQVANRLRAAGVRRGDRVILMLGNQVELWETILAAMKLGAVLIPTTPLLGTADLRDRLHRGRARHVVVNAADTGKFADLPGDYTRIAVGPEVEGWLRYDEAYEAGTAFTPYGTTFSSDTLLLYFTSGTTARPKLVEHTHSSYPVGHLSTMYWIGLRPGDVHLNISSAGWAKHAWSNVFAPWNAEACVFIFNYTRFDADRLLDELERCGITSFCAPPTVWRMLIQADLSRLGTPPREVVAAGEPLNPEVIERVREAWGVTIRDGFGQTETTVQIANSPGQPVRPGSMGRPVPGYRITLVDPVTGEPAEEGEICVDLDDRPLGLMTGYHGDEQRTAEAMAGGRYHTGDIGSVDADGYITYVGRADDVFKASDYKISPFELESVLIEHEAVAEAAVVPSPDPVRLAVPKAYVTLAAGWEPTAETAASIFAHSRAQLSAFKRVRLLEFGTLPKTISGKIRRVELRADEVDKHPDPSARPEGEFREEDLR; translated from the coding sequence ATGGCAGCAGTGGAGTTTCGCGCGGCTCGCGACTTCCTGCTCGCGCATCGCGAGGACTACACGACGGCGTACGAGAAGTTCCGCTGGCCGGTGCTGACGGGGTTCAACTGGGCACTGGACTGGTTCGACCGGATCGCCGAAGGCAACGACCGGCCCGCGCTGTGGATCGTCGAGGAGGACGGGTCGGAGGCGCGCTACTCGTTCGCCGACCTGTCACGGCGCTCGAACCAGGTCGCCAACCGGCTGCGCGCCGCCGGCGTCCGCCGCGGCGACCGCGTCATCCTCATGCTCGGCAACCAGGTCGAGCTGTGGGAGACGATCCTGGCGGCGATGAAGCTGGGCGCGGTCCTCATCCCCACGACCCCGCTTCTGGGGACGGCGGACCTGCGCGACCGGCTGCACCGCGGGCGGGCCCGGCACGTGGTGGTGAACGCGGCGGACACCGGGAAGTTCGCCGATCTGCCCGGCGACTACACCCGGATCGCGGTCGGCCCGGAGGTGGAGGGCTGGCTGCGGTACGACGAGGCGTACGAGGCCGGCACCGCGTTCACCCCGTACGGGACCACGTTCTCCAGCGACACGCTGCTGCTGTACTTCACGTCCGGCACCACGGCCCGGCCGAAGCTGGTGGAGCACACCCACTCGAGCTACCCGGTCGGCCACCTGTCCACCATGTACTGGATCGGGCTGCGCCCCGGGGACGTCCACCTCAACATCTCCTCGGCCGGATGGGCCAAGCACGCCTGGAGCAACGTCTTCGCCCCCTGGAACGCCGAGGCGTGCGTCTTCATCTTCAACTACACCCGCTTCGACGCCGACCGGCTGCTGGACGAGCTGGAGCGCTGCGGGATCACCAGCTTCTGCGCCCCGCCCACGGTGTGGCGGATGCTCATCCAGGCCGACCTGAGCCGCCTCGGCACCCCGCCCCGCGAGGTCGTCGCCGCGGGCGAACCGCTCAACCCCGAGGTCATCGAACGGGTCCGCGAGGCGTGGGGCGTGACCATCCGGGACGGGTTCGGGCAGACCGAGACGACCGTCCAGATCGCCAACTCGCCGGGCCAGCCGGTCAGGCCCGGCTCGATGGGCCGTCCCGTCCCCGGCTACCGGATCACGCTGGTCGACCCGGTGACCGGCGAACCCGCCGAGGAGGGGGAGATCTGCGTCGACCTCGACGACCGCCCGCTCGGGCTGATGACCGGCTACCACGGCGACGAGCAGCGCACCGCCGAGGCGATGGCGGGCGGCCGGTACCACACCGGCGACATCGGCTCGGTGGACGCCGACGGCTACATCACCTACGTGGGCCGCGCCGACGACGTCTTCAAGGCGTCCGACTACAAGATCTCCCCGTTCGAGCTGGAGAGCGTGCTGATCGAGCACGAGGCGGTGGCGGAGGCCGCGGTGGTGCCCTCGCCCGACCCGGTGCGGCTGGCCGTTCCCAAGGCGTACGTCACGCTGGCCGCCGGCTGGGAGCCGACGGCGGAGACCGCCGCGTCGATCTTCGCGCACAGCCGGGCCCAGCTGTCGGCGTTCAAGCGCGTCCGGCTGCTGGAGTTCGGCACGCTGCCCAAGACCATCTCCGGAAAGATCCGCCGGGTCGAGCTGCGCGCCGACGAGGTGGACAAGCACCCCGATCCCTCCGCCCGGCCCGAGGGAGAGTTCCGGGAGGAGGATCTGCGATGA